From Tachypleus tridentatus isolate NWPU-2018 chromosome 8, ASM421037v1, whole genome shotgun sequence, a single genomic window includes:
- the LOC143222917 gene encoding uncharacterized protein LOC143222917 isoform X1, which translates to MRYSHWFIHPSFCSDTISTPKDGITMPTSALILTFASPRPPITFKAGYINCSVWPLGCFHCQQFGCSKTSWHGSLTCACCGSKDHDAYECGMNPPCVNCNGSHPFYFHSCPKWLEEKDMWCLKTIHNISYPEARKLLSATSSRTYAAALRSTTRGSLCASKRIVFKTNEKPFDVHG; encoded by the coding sequence ATGAGATATTCTCACTGGTTTATCCACCCGAGTTTCTGCAGTGACACTATCTCTActcccaaagatggaattacgatgccaacCAGTGCCCTTATTCTGACATTtgcatcaccacgtccacctatCACATTCAAAGCAGGTTATATTAATTGCAGCGTATGGCCCCTCGgatgtttccattgtcagcaGTTTGGTTGCTCAAAGACGTCATggcatggttccctgacatgtgcttgttgtggtagcaaggaccacgatgcctatgagtgtggcATGAACCCAccttgtgtcaactgcaatggttctcaccctttcTACTtccattcttgcccaaaatggttggaggaaaaagatatgtggtgtttgaaaacgattcataacattagttatcctgaggctcggaaattgctgtctgctacttcatctcggacatatgctgctgcacttcgttccacaactagaggatctctctgtgcctccaagagaatcgttttcaaaacaaatgaaaagccttttgacgtccatggttaa